TCTTTACAAACTTCACATGAGGTTATTTTAAAAAATACCCAAGTGTATGTTTTATGGGGAGCTGATCTTTATAAGTGTAATCAAATTGATTTTAAAGTAGCAAATCGTGGAAATGATGAATATTATAAAAAATACAGCAAATCAAATATTAAATTTATTTCAATTGATCCTCAATACACCCAAACAGCAGAAATTTTAAACGCCCAGTGGATTAAAATTCGTCCAAATACTGATGTTGCTTTAATGCTTGGTATGATGAATTATCTTTATAAAAGTGGAAAATATGATAAAAAATTCATAGAAAAATATACTGATGGTTTTGATAAATTTTTACCTTATTTACTTGGAAAAACTGATGGAATTGACAAAACTCCAGCATGGGCAGCAAATATCACAGGGGTTGAAGAAAATATTATCACTGCTTTAGCAGATACTTTTGTAAAAAATAGAACTTTCTTAGCAGGTAATTGGGCTATGCAAAGAGCACATCATGGAGAACAAGCTGATTGGACTTTAATGGTTTTAGCTTCTATGATAGGTCAAGTAGGTTTACCAGGTGGAGGTTTTGGTTTTTCTATGCATTATTCAGGTGGTGGCCAAGCATTTTCAGGTGTAAGATTACCAGTAGGTTTGCCACAGGGTAAAAATAATCTTGATACCAATATTCCTGCAAGTAGAATTTCAGAAGCTATTTTAAATCCAGGTAAGAAAATTAAATTTAAGGGTAAAGAAATTACTTATCCTAAAATAAAAACAATGTATGTAGTAGGAGCTTCTGTTTTGGGTCACCATCCAGATACTAACGAGCTTATCAAAGCTTTAAGAACTCTTGATACCTTGATAGTCCATGAGCCTTGGTGGACTCCTATGGCAAAAATGGCTGATATAGTATTGCCTTCAACTACTACTTTAGAAAGAGATGATATAAGCTTTGGTGGTTCTTATTCTCAAGATTATGTATATGCTATGAAAAAAGTTATTGAACCTTATTTTGAAAGTAGAAATGATTATGATATTTTTGAAGAATTAGCAAAAAGAATAGGCGAAAGAGAGCACAAAAAATTCACAGGCGGTAAGACAAAACAACAATGGCTTGAAGGATTTTATGGAAGAAGTGATTGTCCTTATTATATGGAATTTGCTGATTTTTGGAAGCAAGGCTTTATTCATTTTGAGCCACCAAAAGAAGCTTATAATTTTGTAAGACATTCTGAGTTTAGAGCTGATCCAATAGCAAATAAACTTGCAACAGAAAGTGGTAAAATTCAAATTTATTCTCCAAAATTTGAAAAATATGGCTTAGATGATTTTAAAGCACATCCAACTTGGTTTGAACCTGCAGAATGGCTTGGAAATGAAAAATTAGTTAAAAAATATCCTTTTCATTTGTTAAGTCCACATCCAAGATATAGAGTGCATTCTCAACTTGATAATACTTGGGTAAGGGATTTATATAAAATTCAAGGTAGAGAACCTGTGGTGATTAATACAAATGATGCTAAAAAACTTGGTATTACTCATGGAGAGGTTGTAGAAGTATATAATGATCGTGGTTCACTTTTAGCAGGTGCTTTTGTAACAGATAATATCATGGAAGGAGTTATTAGCATACAAGAGGGTGCTTGGTATGATCCAGAAGACATAAGCGATAGCAAACCAAGATGTAATGCAGGGCATGTAAATGTTTTAACAAGTTCAAGACCAACTTCTACTATGGCTCAAGCTACAAGCGTAAATACTTGTCTTGTAGGAATTAAAAAGTTAAAAGAAGTTATAAAGCCATATAACTCAACTACACCACCAGAAATTATAGGAGCTTAATTATGAAGAAAATTATATTAGCATTAACTTTTTTAACTAGTATTTTATTTGCTAAGGATATGTTTATTTTTAATGAAAAAGTAGATCTTTTAGATAGCACTAGTAAAAATGTAGTAGGGCAAATTTATGAAGGTTCTAAAGTTGAGCTTTTAAAAGAAGAGGGTGAGTATTCTTTAATCAAAGTTAAAGGTGAAGTAGTTGATTCAAATCCAAAAAGTCTTGCTTACACTAAAGATGGAATTTATCTTTTACTTACTTTAAATTCTGCAAATGCCAGTAATGAAATGGAATTTTTGGTAAAAAGCAAGGATTTAACTGATAAAGAAATTCTTGCTTGGGATGAAATAGAATTAACTTATTATGATACTTGCACAAGTTGCCATGCAGCTCACAAACCAAAAGAACACTTAATGGAAGAGTGGGATGCGTATTTATCAGCTATGCAAGGATTTGCAAAAATTACCGATGCAGAAAAAAATAGAATTTTAAGATTTTTACAATCTCATGCAAGTAATGGACCTGTAAAACTTGATTAAAAAATGAAAAGGTATTTAGCCACAATTTTATTTTTAGATTTTTGTGCTTTATTATATGGTATAAATACTTTATCCATCAGCTATAATGAAGCACAAATTTATTTTTATGAGCATAGCTTAGTAGCTATGCTTGCTAGGTTTGGAACTGCAATTTTAGGACAAAATGATTTTGGTTTAAGAATTCCTTTTGTGTTATTGCATTCTTTAAGTTGCATATTGCTTTATATTTTAGCGCGTAAATATACCAAAACTTCTTTTGATGCTTTTATCTCTGTAGTGCTTTTTATCTTACTGCCAGGAAGTGTTGCTAGTGCCTTGCTTATTAATGAATCTAGTATTGTTATTTTTTTTACGCTTTTAATTTTAGTTTTATTTGAATATAAAAAGACAATTTTATTTTATTTATTTTTGTTTTTAGTCTTATTTGTTGATGGAAATTTTGCCATTTTGTATTTGTCATTTTTCTTTTATGCAATTTACAAAAAAGATAAAATTCTTATTGGAATTTCTTTATTATTATTTGCAATTGCTATGAGTATTTATGGTTTTGACACAAGCGGTAAGCCTAAGGGGTATTTTTTAGATACTTTAGGAATTTTTGCAGCATGTTTTTCACCTTTGATTTTTTTGTATTTTTTTTATGTTATATATAGAGTATTACTTCAAGATCAAAAACCACTTTTATGGTTTATCAGTGCGACTACTTTTATTTTTTGCTTGATTTTTTCTATTAGACAAAAGTTGTATTTGGAAGATTTTTTACCTTTTTGTGTGGTTTGTACTCCTCTTTTAATCCGTTATTTAATGTCTTCTTATCGTTCAAGAATGCCTCAACTACGCTTAAAGCATAATATTTTTATCGAGTGTTCTTTGGTATTTTTAGTATTTTTTTATTTAGGGATTATATTTAATCATAGTTTTTATTATTTTTTAAAAGAGCCAAAAAAACACTTTGCTTATGATTATCATATAGCAAAAGAATTAGCATTAAAGTTAAAACAAAGAGGTATTACAAAAATAACAGCACAAAATGAAGAATTAAATTTAAGATTAAAATTTTATGGCATAGAAAAGGGAAAGGATAAATTATATCAAACAAACAAAATAACCAAGCTAAATATAAAACTAGCCAATCACAACTTATACTATGCTATAAAATGAAAAAAGCTTTTTCTTTACTAGAATTAATCATCGTTAGTATGATACTTTCTATAATTTTTTCTATGGGATATTTTTATTTAAAACCAGATTATTTACATTTAGGTGCTGAGCAAATTTTAAATGATATAAAATACACTAGACACTTAGCGCTAATGCAAAATGATTTTAGAGTTAAAGAATTTAACATTGCCAAACGAGAGTGGTATCAAGCTAAATGGCAAATTTATTTTATACGATCAAAAACAGCTACCAATAACGAACAAACTTATACGATTTTTTTAGACAAAAATGGCGATGGCAATGCAAATATAGGAAAAAATATAATTAATAAAGACAGAGAAATTGCAATTGATTTAATCAATCCAAATATATTAATGAATTCAGGACAAAGTGGAGTTATATCACAAGGTGATTCTAAGGCTAACCCTAAATACAATATAGAAAAAACTTATGGTATATCTAAAGTTACTTTTGAAGGTTCGTGTAAGGGAAGTACTAGATTAGTTTTTGATGATTATGGACGCTTGTATTCTCCATTAAAAAATGCTTTAAGAAGTTATGATAAATTACTAAATTTCAATGATAATTGCATTATAAAATTATCAAACAAATCAAATAAGCACATTTGTATTGTTATAAATCCCCTAAATTCTTATGCTTATATTCCACAATTTAACAACAATAAGCAAATGATTAACATAAACAATAAAATTCTAACTTGTGAAAATTTGTAACCCTACCTCTTTCGTTTCTAAACATTTACCTTCAAAGAGCATAATTACATTTGTAAAAGCAAACATTCATAGATAACTCCTTAGTTTTTAAAGATCTAGTTTTTCTAGATCTTTAAAGATTTATATAGCTATAAGTCTATATAAACTAACTAAGCTACACATTTTCTTTAGTTAATTAATAAATATTTCTTTATTTTAAGAATTCTTATATAAAACTATGCTATAATACTCTCCATAGTTTTAATTTTAATAAGGAGAATTCTCATGAAACTAGTTAAACTTAGTTTAGTAGCAGCTTTAGCTGCAGGTGCTTTTTCAGCAGCTAACGCTGTTTCACTTGAAGAAGCTATAAAAGATGTTGATGTATCAGGAATGTTTAGATACAGATTCCAATCTGATAGACAAGAGCAAGGTAATGTAATTAGCGATGGTTACAACAGCTCTAAAAACAACGAGCACAAATTTAAATCTCAATTAAATTTCAAAGCAGCTTTAGATGATAACTTCAAAGCTTTTGTTCAATTCCAATATGGCCAAACAACTGACTATGGTTTTGGTCAAGGAACAACAGGAACAGATACTAAAAGTCCTTTTGTTGTTAACCAAGCTTACTTAGAATACACTAACGAAGCTTATGCTACAAGCTTAACTTTCGGTAAAATGGAAGTTGGTTCAATTTGGACTGATGATGCTGTAGGAACAGGTGCTAAAGTTGTAAATAATTCTATAGAAGGTTTAACTTTCGCAGGTTATTGGTTTGATGCATTTAACTGGAACAATGATGGTGATTATACAGATACAAAATTACCTAAATCATCATTATATGGTGCTGCTGTATTAGGTGATTTTGATCCATTTGCTTTCCAATTATGGGCAGCTTATTCAGCTAATAATGCATTCTTATATGCAGTAGATGCTAGCTATAAATTTGCATTCAATGATATGAACTTCAAAATCCAAGGTCAATACCTAGGAAATAGCTTAGATAGCGATTTTGAAAAATTCTACAATCATGGTGTAGACAATGGTAACTTCTATGCTGCTAAATTTAGCGGACAAATCTCTGCTTTTGATTTCCAAGCAGGTTTATTAGGCTATGGTGATAAAGATAAACAAACTGTAGTTACTTTAGAAGATACAGGTAGAGTTATCGCTCCAGGTCAACAAATTTTCTATGCTAAAAATACTAGCCAATTAACTCATGTATATGGTGAAAACTTCTTCTATTTTGCAGGTTTAGGTTATACTTTTGCTGAAACATTAAGAGTAGGATTTGACTATATTGGTGGTAAAACTGAGCAAACAAATAAAAATGATATAGACAAAAACGAATTTGTAGGTAGTGTATCTTATGCTTATAGTCCAAAACTTACATTTAGTGGATTCTATTCTTATTTAACAGAAGATTTCAATACAGCTGGTACAAGCGATAAAGATGATCAATTCATCAGACTTGAAGCTTTATATAAATTCTAATTACAAAAGCTAAGCCTTATAGGCTTAGCTTATAATATCTCTAAAACTATCTCTTCTTTTAATCCTTGTATTTTTATATCTTTTATTTTTAACTCATTTGGTAGATTATTAAATAATTCTTCTTTTGTTTGTATATCATGTAATGCTAGTATTTTTAAAATCTTACCTCTATAAGCTTTAGCATAATGACTTAATATTTTAGAATTTTTTAAAAAAATAAAACTTAGGTGGGTTTGTTTTAAAGTGTAAAATTTTTCATAAAATTTTGCTCTTAAATCTATTACAAGTTCATCTTTTAGTAAATTATCAATAGATGATGAAAAATTTTCCTTATAAAATTTTTCTATATTGAAATTATCAATTTTTTTACCTTGTTTAAATTTATAAAAAGGAATCAAATCTTTTGCCATGATAGGCCCAAATAAGTTAGAAAATATAAGCACATTGTTTAAAATATATTCTTGTGCTTTTTTATTTAAATTTATAAAATCAAGCATTTCGTATGCAACGCCATTATATCTTTTTATGGCTTCTATAGTTGGCTTTGAAAAAATATCTTCTTTAAAAAAAATTAATTCTTTGTCGCTTTTAGTTTCAAGAAATTTTTTTAAATTTTCATCATTTTGTGATTTGATAAAATTTTGAAAATATTCCAATGCTTCTTTACGCTTTGGATACAATTTTTTAAAAATAAAGGAATTTTCATTGAGGATATTATCATTTGATTGAATGCTTTTTCCTTCGCTAGGTGAAAATAAAATTTTCATTTTAATCCTTTCTAGTTTTTATAAATTATACAAAAATATTTAAAATACTTGACATTGTTATAAAATTAGATTATAATTCAACTTTATTTTTTGCTGGTTTAGCTCAGTTGGTAGAGCAGCTGCCTTGTAAGCAGCAGGTCGGGGGTTCAAGTCCCTTAACCAGCTCCATTGTTGATAGCAGTGTTTGACCAGAAATAAAAAGCATTTATTTAAGGTGAGTTACTCAAGTGGCCAACGAGGGCAGACTGTAAATCTGCTGGCTTTCGCCTTCCGTGGTTCGAATCCACGACTCACCACCATTGCTTTGCGGGAGTAGCTCAGTTGGCTAGAGCATCAGCCTTCCAAGCTGAGGGTCGCGGGTTCGAGTCCCGTTTCCCGCTCCAACCTAGATTTTGGTAGAGTGAAACTGGGAGCTGTTTTAAATTCAGATTTCTTGCAGTTTCTAATCCAAATTTATAGTTTATGTTTTTAATTTTTCTGAGCGCTCGTATGGCTCAGAGGTAGAGCACTCCCTTGGTAAGGGAGAGGTCGCGGGTTCAAGTCCCGCTATGAGCTCCATTGATTTCAAAAGATTATAAAACATAAATTAGTATTTGTTTGTAAATTTTATATGGAGGAAAAAGATGGCTAAAGAAAAATTTTCAAGAAATAAGCCTCACGTAAATATCGGTACTATTGGTCACGTTGATCATGGTAAAACAACTTTAACAGCTGCTATTTCTGCTGTTCTTTCTAGAAGAGGTTTGGCTGAGCTAAAAGATTATGATAATATCGACAATGCTCCAGAAGAAAAAGAGCGTGGTATTACTATTGCTACTTCACATATTGAGTATGAAACTGAAAATCGTCACTATGCGCATGTGGACTGCCCAGGTCACGCTGACTATGTTAAAAATATGATTACAGGTGCAGCACAAATGGATGGAGCAATTCTTGTTGTTTCTGCAGCTGATGGTCCAATGCCACAAACTAGAGAGCATATTCTACTTTCTCGTCAAGTAGGTGTTCCATACATTGTTGTTTTTATGAATAAAGCTGATATGGTTGATGATGCTGAATTGTTAGAATTAGTTGAAATGGAAATTAGAGAGTTATTAAGCTCTTATGATTTTCCAGGAGATGATACACCAATTATTTCAGGTTCTGCTTTACAAGCTTTAGAAGAAGCAAAAGCTGGACAAGATGGTGAATGGTCTAAAAAAATATTAGATCTTATGGCAGCAGTTGATGAGTATATTCCAACTCCAGCTCGTGATACAGATAAAGATTTCTTAATGCCAATTGAAGATGTATTTTCGATTTCAGGTCGTGGAACCGTTGTTACAGGTAGAATTGAAAAAGGTGTTGTAAAAGTTGGCGATACTATAGAAATTGTTGGTATTAGAGATACTCAAAGCACAACAGTTACTGGTGTTGAAATGTTTAGAAAAGAAATGGATCAAGGTGAAGCAGGGGACAATGTTGGTGTTCTTCTTCGTGGAACTAAGAAAGAAGATGTTCTTCGTGGTATGGTTCTTGCTAAACCTAAATCAATCACTCCACACACTGATTTTGAAGCAGAAGTTTATATTTTAAATAAAGATGAAGGTGGTCGTCACACTCCATTCTTTAATAACTATAGACCACAATTTTATGTAAGAACAACAGATGTTACTGGTTCTATCCAACTTGC
The genomic region above belongs to Campylobacter peloridis LMG 23910 and contains:
- a CDS encoding molybdopterin guanine dinucleotide-containing S/N-oxide reductase, with amino-acid sequence MSLTRRKFLKGLAASSAIASINPLLAASEGTKFYNTKKIPHATHFGAFWAEVNSEGKLIKVTPQQSDKHPSVITDAIIDRTYSDTRVKYPCVRKSFLEGKKRPKLRGKEPFVRVSWEKALELVLQKLKETPIENLFNASYGAWGHVGLLHNCNSVAGRFFNTALGGHIGTDGEYSNGAAGKVNASIVGDLEVYSLQTSHEVILKNTQVYVLWGADLYKCNQIDFKVANRGNDEYYKKYSKSNIKFISIDPQYTQTAEILNAQWIKIRPNTDVALMLGMMNYLYKSGKYDKKFIEKYTDGFDKFLPYLLGKTDGIDKTPAWAANITGVEENIITALADTFVKNRTFLAGNWAMQRAHHGEQADWTLMVLASMIGQVGLPGGGFGFSMHYSGGGQAFSGVRLPVGLPQGKNNLDTNIPASRISEAILNPGKKIKFKGKEITYPKIKTMYVVGASVLGHHPDTNELIKALRTLDTLIVHEPWWTPMAKMADIVLPSTTTLERDDISFGGSYSQDYVYAMKKVIEPYFESRNDYDIFEELAKRIGEREHKKFTGGKTKQQWLEGFYGRSDCPYYMEFADFWKQGFIHFEPPKEAYNFVRHSEFRADPIANKLATESGKIQIYSPKFEKYGLDDFKAHPTWFEPAEWLGNEKLVKKYPFHLLSPHPRYRVHSQLDNTWVRDLYKIQGREPVVINTNDAKKLGITHGEVVEVYNDRGSLLAGAFVTDNIMEGVISIQEGAWYDPEDISDSKPRCNAGHVNVLTSSRPTSTMAQATSVNTCLVGIKKLKEVIKPYNSTTPPEIIGA
- a CDS encoding membrane protein, with product MKRYLATILFLDFCALLYGINTLSISYNEAQIYFYEHSLVAMLARFGTAILGQNDFGLRIPFVLLHSLSCILLYILARKYTKTSFDAFISVVLFILLPGSVASALLINESSIVIFFTLLILVLFEYKKTILFYLFLFLVLFVDGNFAILYLSFFFYAIYKKDKILIGISLLLFAIAMSIYGFDTSGKPKGYFLDTLGIFAACFSPLIFLYFFYVIYRVLLQDQKPLLWFISATTFIFCLIFSIRQKLYLEDFLPFCVVCTPLLIRYLMSSYRSRMPQLRLKHNIFIECSLVFLVFFYLGIIFNHSFYYFLKEPKKHFAYDYHIAKELALKLKQRGITKITAQNEELNLRLKFYGIEKGKDKLYQTNKITKLNIKLANHNLYYAIK
- a CDS encoding major outer membrane protein; this encodes MKLVKLSLVAALAAGAFSAANAVSLEEAIKDVDVSGMFRYRFQSDRQEQGNVISDGYNSSKNNEHKFKSQLNFKAALDDNFKAFVQFQYGQTTDYGFGQGTTGTDTKSPFVVNQAYLEYTNEAYATSLTFGKMEVGSIWTDDAVGTGAKVVNNSIEGLTFAGYWFDAFNWNNDGDYTDTKLPKSSLYGAAVLGDFDPFAFQLWAAYSANNAFLYAVDASYKFAFNDMNFKIQGQYLGNSLDSDFEKFYNHGVDNGNFYAAKFSGQISAFDFQAGLLGYGDKDKQTVVTLEDTGRVIAPGQQIFYAKNTSQLTHVYGENFFYFAGLGYTFAETLRVGFDYIGGKTEQTNKNDIDKNEFVGSVSYAYSPKLTFSGFYSYLTEDFNTAGTSDKDDQFIRLEALYKF
- a CDS encoding pilus assembly FimT family protein codes for the protein MKKAFSLLELIIVSMILSIIFSMGYFYLKPDYLHLGAEQILNDIKYTRHLALMQNDFRVKEFNIAKREWYQAKWQIYFIRSKTATNNEQTYTIFLDKNGDGNANIGKNIINKDREIAIDLINPNILMNSGQSGVISQGDSKANPKYNIEKTYGISKVTFEGSCKGSTRLVFDDYGRLYSPLKNALRSYDKLLNFNDNCIIKLSNKSNKHICIVINPLNSYAYIPQFNNNKQMININNKILTCENL
- a CDS encoding YaaA family protein, whose amino-acid sequence is MKILFSPSEGKSIQSNDNILNENSFIFKKLYPKRKEALEYFQNFIKSQNDENLKKFLETKSDKELIFFKEDIFSKPTIEAIKRYNGVAYEMLDFINLNKKAQEYILNNVLIFSNLFGPIMAKDLIPFYKFKQGKKIDNFNIEKFYKENFSSSIDNLLKDELVIDLRAKFYEKFYTLKQTHLSFIFLKNSKILSHYAKAYRGKILKILALHDIQTKEELFNNLPNELKIKDIKIQGLKEEIVLEIL
- the tuf gene encoding elongation factor Tu, which encodes MAKEKFSRNKPHVNIGTIGHVDHGKTTLTAAISAVLSRRGLAELKDYDNIDNAPEEKERGITIATSHIEYETENRHYAHVDCPGHADYVKNMITGAAQMDGAILVVSAADGPMPQTREHILLSRQVGVPYIVVFMNKADMVDDAELLELVEMEIRELLSSYDFPGDDTPIISGSALQALEEAKAGQDGEWSKKILDLMAAVDEYIPTPARDTDKDFLMPIEDVFSISGRGTVVTGRIEKGVVKVGDTIEIVGIRDTQSTTVTGVEMFRKEMDQGEAGDNVGVLLRGTKKEDVLRGMVLAKPKSITPHTDFEAEVYILNKDEGGRHTPFFNNYRPQFYVRTTDVTGSIQLAEGVEMVMPGENVRITVSLIAPVALEEGTRFAIREGGRTVGSGVVSKIIK
- a CDS encoding monoheme c-type cytochrome, encoding MKKIILALTFLTSILFAKDMFIFNEKVDLLDSTSKNVVGQIYEGSKVELLKEEGEYSLIKVKGEVVDSNPKSLAYTKDGIYLLLTLNSANASNEMEFLVKSKDLTDKEILAWDEIELTYYDTCTSCHAAHKPKEHLMEEWDAYLSAMQGFAKITDAEKNRILRFLQSHASNGPVKLD